The following proteins are co-located in the Pedobacter frigiditerrae genome:
- a CDS encoding sugar kinase, producing the protein MGKVLSFGELLLRICPDGDGEWLAENKLPFYVGGAELNVATALALWDIPSAYFTALPENFMSEQIISYMDARDIDTSKIHHGGDRIGLYYLPKGKDLKNAGVIYDRANSAFATLQTGAIDWDKVLDGVTWFHFSAICPALNQAAADVCLEAVKAASEKGITISIDLNFRAKLWQYGKQPSEIVPQLAQYCDLIMGNIWAAEKMLNIPVPEGIVEADDKNTYIEQAKKTSEEIIKQYPKCKWVANTFRFDYNQGIRYYTALYTANELLVSKEYLSEKILDKVGSGDCFMAGLIYGFYQGNNPLDTLDFATAAAYNKLYIPSDATTATVADVKKTLAEND; encoded by the coding sequence ATGGGTAAAGTTTTAAGTTTTGGTGAGCTTTTATTGCGTATTTGTCCAGATGGAGATGGAGAATGGCTAGCGGAAAATAAATTGCCTTTTTATGTTGGTGGAGCAGAATTAAATGTTGCAACAGCATTGGCTTTGTGGGATATCCCTTCAGCATATTTTACCGCTTTACCTGAGAATTTTATGTCTGAGCAAATCATCAGTTATATGGATGCTCGAGATATTGACACTTCTAAAATTCATCACGGAGGCGATAGAATAGGTTTATATTATTTGCCAAAAGGAAAAGACTTAAAAAATGCAGGTGTAATTTACGATAGGGCAAATTCTGCTTTTGCAACGTTGCAAACTGGAGCTATCGACTGGGATAAAGTATTAGATGGTGTAACTTGGTTTCATTTCAGTGCCATTTGTCCAGCTTTAAATCAGGCAGCTGCCGATGTTTGTTTGGAAGCTGTAAAAGCAGCAAGTGAAAAGGGAATTACCATTTCTATCGACTTAAATTTCCGTGCTAAATTGTGGCAATATGGAAAACAACCTTCAGAAATTGTGCCTCAATTAGCTCAGTATTGCGATTTAATCATGGGTAATATTTGGGCAGCTGAAAAGATGTTGAACATCCCTGTGCCAGAAGGTATTGTAGAAGCTGATGATAAAAATACTTATATTGAGCAAGCAAAAAAGACTTCGGAAGAAATTATAAAACAATATCCTAAATGTAAGTGGGTGGCAAATACTTTCCGCTTCGATTACAACCAAGGAATTAGATATTATACAGCACTTTATACAGCTAACGAACTATTAGTCTCAAAAGAATATCTTTCTGAGAAAATTTTAGATAAAGTGGGTAGTGGCGACTGTTTCATGGCAGGTTTAATTTATGGTTTTTATCAAGGTAATAATCCTTTAGATACACTAGACTTCGCCACAGCAGCAGCTTATAATAAATTATATATACCAAGCGATGCAACAACAGCAACAGTTGCAGACGTTAAAAAAACATTAGCAGAAAATGACTAA
- a CDS encoding bifunctional 4-hydroxy-2-oxoglutarate aldolase/2-dehydro-3-deoxy-phosphogluconate aldolase: protein MTKNKETTIAAIKTQGMLPLFYYEDAQVSLEIVRALYKGGVRVFEYTNRGKAALENFQFLKEALKTEMQDLFLGIGTIKNTTEVKEFLAAGADFIVCPVVDLEVGKLTHDAGLLWIPGCMTPTEINIAHQFGAGIIKLFPANILGPEYLSSIKELFQGQLFVPTGGVEIDETNIDNWFKAGVCAVGMGSKLVSKKILENKAYDELQTLTTKAFEIINKVKP from the coding sequence ATGACTAAGAATAAAGAAACTACAATTGCAGCAATTAAAACTCAGGGAATGTTGCCTCTTTTTTATTATGAAGATGCACAGGTAAGTTTAGAGATTGTTCGTGCTTTATATAAAGGCGGTGTTCGTGTTTTCGAATATACAAATAGGGGCAAAGCTGCATTAGAAAATTTTCAGTTTTTAAAAGAAGCCTTAAAAACTGAAATGCAAGATTTATTTTTAGGAATTGGAACAATTAAAAATACAACAGAGGTTAAGGAGTTTTTAGCAGCTGGAGCAGATTTTATTGTTTGTCCGGTAGTAGATTTAGAAGTAGGTAAATTAACTCATGATGCTGGTTTATTATGGATTCCTGGATGTATGACACCTACAGAGATTAATATAGCTCATCAGTTTGGAGCAGGAATTATTAAATTGTTTCCAGCTAATATTTTAGGGCCAGAATATCTATCATCAATTAAAGAGCTTTTCCAAGGTCAATTATTTGTGCCAACTGGCGGAGTAGAAATCGATGAAACCAATATTGACAACTGGTTTAAAGCCGGCGTTTGTGCAGTTGGAATGGGCAGTAAACTAGTAAGTAAAAAAATATTAGAAAATAAAGCTTATGATGAATTACAGACTTTAACCACGAAAGCATTTGAAATCATCAATAAAGTAAAACCTTAA
- a CDS encoding MFS transporter, with protein sequence MNQTKIGNYRWTICALLFFATTVNYLDRQVLSLLKPTLEEQFGWSNSDYADIAAVFQFTYAIAMLFAGRFVDKLGTKWGYGIAIIVWSIGAIIHAYSISIGTGVASILTTFGIAALPVSILGFMFSRAVLAIGESGNFPAAIKATAEYHPKKERSFATGIFNSGANVGAILAPITVPWIAKHWGWERAFELVGAVGFLWLFFWLIFYESPEKQKRLKAAELAYINSDEDEVADKANVEKVKWFKLLGFRQTWAFTFGKFMTDGVWWFFLFWLPGFLKDQYAMTSDDIRWPLAVLYSMTMIGSIGGGWLPKYFADKGYAVYDGRMRAMFVIALFPLIVLFAQPFGHYSFWIPVILIGVGASAHQAWSANIFTTVSDMFPKRAIGSVVGIGGFAGGMGGVLVTKIGGWIFDSYANKGISESFAKFNEMGNSSFVNQITSMDLASKYGDKVNLNIMSLNKLPVEVADKLKAVDANLFTQLLEIQKPLVQSNMTVAYTIMFAFCAVAYLIAWSVMKLLVPKYKKITL encoded by the coding sequence ATGAACCAAACTAAAATCGGCAATTACAGATGGACCATTTGCGCCCTTTTGTTTTTTGCAACCACAGTAAACTACCTGGATAGACAGGTACTGAGTTTACTGAAGCCAACATTGGAAGAACAATTCGGTTGGTCTAACAGTGACTATGCAGATATTGCTGCAGTATTCCAATTTACATATGCAATTGCAATGCTTTTTGCAGGTCGTTTTGTAGATAAATTAGGTACAAAATGGGGATATGGAATCGCTATTATTGTTTGGTCTATCGGAGCAATCATCCACGCTTATTCAATTTCAATCGGTACAGGAGTTGCATCTATTTTAACAACTTTTGGTATTGCTGCATTACCAGTGTCTATTCTCGGTTTTATGTTTTCTCGAGCCGTCTTGGCAATTGGTGAATCAGGGAATTTTCCTGCTGCAATTAAAGCTACGGCAGAATATCATCCAAAAAAGGAACGCTCATTTGCAACAGGTATCTTTAATTCTGGTGCAAACGTAGGAGCAATTTTAGCACCAATTACCGTTCCATGGATTGCAAAACATTGGGGTTGGGAAAGAGCTTTTGAGTTAGTTGGTGCCGTTGGATTTTTATGGTTATTCTTTTGGTTAATTTTCTATGAATCTCCAGAAAAGCAAAAACGTTTAAAAGCTGCAGAATTAGCTTACATCAATAGTGATGAAGATGAGGTTGCCGATAAAGCAAATGTTGAAAAAGTTAAGTGGTTTAAATTGTTAGGGTTTAGACAAACTTGGGCATTCACTTTTGGTAAGTTCATGACTGATGGTGTTTGGTGGTTCTTTTTGTTTTGGTTACCAGGTTTTTTAAAGGACCAATATGCAATGACTAGTGATGACATTCGTTGGCCATTAGCTGTTTTATATAGCATGACCATGATAGGAAGTATTGGTGGTGGTTGGTTGCCAAAATACTTTGCAGATAAAGGTTATGCTGTTTATGATGGAAGAATGAGAGCAATGTTTGTTATTGCACTTTTCCCATTAATTGTTTTGTTTGCGCAACCTTTTGGTCATTATTCTTTCTGGATTCCAGTTATATTAATTGGAGTAGGAGCGTCTGCTCACCAAGCTTGGTCGGCAAATATTTTCACAACGGTTTCAGATATGTTTCCTAAAAGAGCAATTGGTTCGGTAGTTGGAATTGGTGGTTTTGCTGGTGGTATGGGCGGTGTGTTGGTAACTAAAATTGGCGGTTGGATTTTCGATAGCTATGCCAATAAAGGTATCTCAGAATCATTTGCAAAATTCAACGAAATGGGTAACAGTTCGTTCGTAAATCAAATTACTTCTATGGATTTGGCTAGCAAATATGGCGACAAAGTAAACTTGAATATCATGTCATTGAATAAGTTACCAGTTGAAGTAGCTGATAAATTAAAAGCTGTTGATGCAAATCTATTTACCCAATTGCTAGAAATTCAAAAGCCATTAGTTCAATCAAATATGACTGTTGCTTACACCATTATGTTCGCCTTTTGTGCAGTCGCTTATTTAATTGCTTGGTCTGTCATGAAGTTATTAGTTCCAAAATATAAAAAGATTACGCTATAA
- a CDS encoding NADP-dependent glyceraldehyde-3-phosphate dehydrogenase translates to MNFQEELDSLFLTEEQIPTAFKLAAEVNQREYLSNGEMLPWSGDVHTVLSPICIKTEKGLERKVIGTYPLCDAAEATASLDAAVAAYNNGRGEWPTMGVAQRIECVERFTHAIIEKKQEVVKLIMWEIGKTFADSTKEFDRTIEYIQATIDALKDLDRQSSGFTMEQGIVAQIRRSPLGVVLCMGPFNYPLNETFTTLIPALIMGNTILFKPPKHGTLLFYPLLEAFKNCFPKGVVNTIYGRGNKIIPGLMESGKINVLTLIGSSKVANELKKMHPKVNRLRAILGLDAKNAAIITAKADLKLAVQETVLGSLSFNGQRCTALKIIFVHRSLADEFLKQLSESVNKLKFGMPWVDGVSLTPLPEPHKPAYLKEVIDDAISKGAKVMNENGGATNESFVFPAVVYPVNAQMKLYTEEQFGPVVPVVPFDDLEETIQYLIDSTHGQQVSIFSNDEQEVAALIDPLVNQVSRVNINCQCQRGPDVFPFTGRKDSAEGTLSVVDALRSFSIRSLVATKLNENNKHLLNEIIDSNSSNFLSTKYLF, encoded by the coding sequence ATGAACTTTCAAGAAGAATTGGATTCACTCTTTTTAACAGAAGAGCAGATTCCTACTGCCTTTAAATTGGCAGCAGAAGTTAACCAACGCGAATATTTATCCAATGGAGAAATGTTGCCTTGGAGTGGTGATGTTCACACTGTGTTATCGCCAATTTGTATCAAAACTGAAAAAGGTTTAGAGCGAAAGGTTATTGGAACTTATCCACTTTGTGATGCTGCAGAAGCTACAGCTTCTCTTGATGCAGCAGTAGCAGCCTATAACAATGGTAGGGGTGAATGGCCAACAATGGGCGTTGCGCAAAGAATAGAATGTGTAGAGCGATTTACCCATGCCATTATTGAAAAAAAACAAGAAGTTGTAAAGTTAATCATGTGGGAGATAGGTAAAACATTTGCTGATTCTACTAAAGAATTTGACCGTACAATTGAATATATTCAAGCTACAATTGATGCATTAAAAGATTTAGACCGTCAATCATCTGGCTTCACAATGGAGCAAGGAATTGTAGCTCAAATTCGTCGCTCTCCATTGGGTGTGGTTTTATGTATGGGTCCGTTTAACTATCCATTAAATGAAACTTTTACAACATTAATTCCTGCGTTGATAATGGGTAACACTATTTTATTTAAACCACCTAAACACGGAACATTATTATTTTATCCATTATTAGAAGCATTTAAAAACTGTTTTCCTAAAGGTGTGGTTAACACGATTTATGGTCGTGGAAATAAAATCATTCCAGGTTTAATGGAGTCGGGTAAAATCAATGTTTTAACTTTGATTGGCTCTAGTAAGGTAGCTAACGAATTGAAAAAGATGCACCCAAAAGTAAATCGTTTACGTGCTATTTTGGGTTTAGATGCAAAAAATGCAGCTATTATTACAGCAAAGGCAGATTTAAAACTTGCTGTTCAAGAAACTGTACTTGGTTCGCTTTCATTTAACGGACAAAGGTGTACTGCCTTGAAGATTATTTTTGTTCACCGTAGCTTAGCTGATGAGTTTTTGAAACAACTTTCAGAGTCAGTTAATAAATTAAAGTTTGGTATGCCTTGGGTTGATGGCGTTTCTTTAACACCATTGCCAGAGCCTCATAAACCCGCTTATTTGAAAGAAGTTATAGATGATGCAATTTCAAAAGGAGCAAAAGTGATGAATGAAAATGGTGGAGCAACAAATGAGTCGTTTGTTTTTCCAGCTGTTGTTTATCCAGTTAATGCACAAATGAAATTATATACAGAAGAACAATTTGGTCCAGTTGTACCAGTTGTGCCTTTTGATGATTTAGAGGAAACGATTCAATACCTAATCGATTCTACCCACGGTCAGCAAGTAAGTATTTTCAGTAACGATGAGCAAGAAGTAGCTGCTTTGATTGATCCTTTGGTTAATCAGGTTAGTAGAGTAAATATTAACTGCCAATGCCAACGTGGACCAGATGTTTTCCCTTTTACAGGTAGAAAAGATAGTGCTGAAGGTACACTTTCGGTTGTTGATGCTTTGCGTTCGTTTTCTATTAGGTCGCTTGTGGCAACGAAACTAAACGAAAACAATAAACACTTATTAAATGAAATTATTGATAGCAATAGTTCAAACTTTTTAAGTACCAAATACTTGTTTTAA
- a CDS encoding UbiX family flavin prenyltransferase: MVKKKKIIVAITGASGSVYAKLLLDNLMKLSSQIDKVGVVMSDNAKEVWRFELGNEDYDNYPFTFYHKMDFNAPFASGSAKYDTMIIIPCSMGTLGRIAHGISNDLISRAADVILKERRKLIAVVRDTPFSLIHINNLKAVTEAGGIICPANPSFYSLPKTIEDVAQTVVNRVIDLAGLESESYRWNED, from the coding sequence ATGGTCAAAAAGAAAAAAATAATTGTTGCCATTACAGGTGCTAGCGGTTCTGTGTATGCAAAGCTATTATTAGATAATTTGATGAAACTTTCATCTCAAATCGATAAAGTAGGCGTTGTAATGTCTGATAACGCAAAGGAAGTGTGGCGCTTTGAATTGGGAAATGAAGATTATGACAATTATCCATTTACTTTTTATCATAAAATGGATTTTAATGCGCCATTTGCCTCCGGCTCTGCAAAATATGATACAATGATTATCATTCCTTGCTCAATGGGAACATTAGGCCGTATCGCCCACGGCATATCTAACGATTTAATTTCTCGTGCCGCTGATGTAATTTTAAAAGAACGTAGAAAATTAATTGCAGTTGTTCGCGATACTCCGTTTAGTTTAATCCACATCAATAATTTAAAAGCCGTAACAGAAGCTGGAGGGATTATTTGCCCTGCTAATCCATCATTTTATAGCTTACCAAAAACAATAGAGGATGTAGCGCAAACAGTAGTTAACCGCGTAATCGATTTAGCTGGGTTAGAATCTGAAAGTTATAGATGGAATGAGGATTAA
- the mtaB gene encoding tRNA (N(6)-L-threonylcarbamoyladenosine(37)-C(2))-methylthiotransferase MtaB: protein MKKVAFYTLGCKLNFSETSTIGRLFTDAGYAVVEFTDAADVYVINTCSVTEHADKKCRKVVKEALKYSPNAYVTIVGCYAQLKPTEIAEIEGVDMVLGAAEKFRIVEFISDLTKNPKAVVHQQNIEKVNHNFIAAYSIGDRTRTFLKVQDGCDYPCTYCTIPLARGGSRSDTIENVVNRATQIAAGGVKEIVLTGVNLGDFGIRDGQRQDKFFDLVKALDEVDGIERIRISSIEPNLLSNEIIEFVATSKRFVPHFHIPLQSGSNKILGLMKRRYQRELYTERVAKIKAVMPNCCIGVDVIVGFPGETHYDFLDTYQFLNELDISYLHVFTYSEREQTEAATMKGKVTGSTRFDRNKMLHILSDKKRRAFYQSQIGSTAQVLFEDDQKNGFMHGFTKNYVKVKAKYDPVMVNEIKNVKLIELLADGEVEVAEAEEVLAH, encoded by the coding sequence ATGAAAAAAGTTGCATTTTATACTCTTGGCTGTAAGCTAAACTTCTCAGAAACCTCAACCATTGGTCGTTTATTTACTGATGCGGGTTATGCTGTGGTTGAATTTACTGATGCAGCTGATGTATATGTAATCAATACTTGCTCAGTTACTGAACACGCCGATAAAAAATGTCGTAAAGTAGTAAAGGAAGCTTTAAAGTATTCTCCAAATGCTTATGTAACTATTGTTGGTTGTTATGCACAATTAAAACCTACAGAAATTGCCGAAATTGAGGGTGTTGATATGGTTTTAGGAGCTGCTGAAAAATTTAGGATAGTAGAATTTATTTCAGACTTAACAAAAAATCCTAAGGCAGTTGTTCATCAGCAAAACATCGAAAAAGTAAACCATAATTTTATTGCAGCTTATTCAATTGGGGATAGAACTCGTACTTTTTTAAAAGTTCAAGATGGTTGCGATTATCCTTGTACTTATTGCACAATTCCTTTGGCACGCGGTGGAAGTAGGAGTGACACCATTGAAAATGTAGTTAATCGTGCTACTCAAATTGCGGCCGGTGGCGTTAAAGAAATCGTGCTTACAGGTGTAAATTTAGGCGATTTTGGTATTCGTGATGGACAAAGACAAGATAAATTCTTCGACCTTGTTAAAGCATTAGATGAAGTTGATGGAATTGAACGTATTCGTATTTCTTCAATCGAGCCTAACTTGTTAAGCAATGAGATTATAGAATTTGTTGCTACCTCAAAACGTTTTGTTCCTCATTTTCACATTCCATTACAATCTGGCTCTAATAAGATTTTAGGTTTGATGAAAAGACGTTATCAACGTGAGTTATATACGGAACGCGTAGCGAAAATTAAGGCAGTAATGCCAAATTGCTGTATTGGTGTTGATGTAATTGTTGGTTTTCCTGGAGAAACTCACTATGATTTTTTAGACACTTATCAATTCTTAAATGAATTGGATATTTCATATTTACACGTATTTACCTACTCTGAACGTGAGCAAACTGAAGCTGCTACCATGAAAGGTAAAGTTACTGGCAGCACTCGTTTTGATAGAAATAAAATGTTGCACATTCTTTCAGATAAAAAAAGAAGAGCTTTCTATCAATCTCAAATCGGTTCTACGGCTCAAGTGCTTTTTGAAGACGACCAGAAAAACGGTTTTATGCATGGGTTTACTAAAAATTATGTAAAGGTTAAAGCTAAATACGACCCTGTAATGGTTAACGAGATTAAAAACGTTAAATTAATAGAGCTTTTAGCAGATGGCGAAGTAGAAGTAGCTGAAGCAGAGGAAGTCTTAGCTCATTAA